The Salminus brasiliensis chromosome 3, fSalBra1.hap2, whole genome shotgun sequence genome contains a region encoding:
- the kmt2ba gene encoding histone-lysine N-methyltransferase 2B isoform X3, whose amino-acid sequence MAAAGGGLSASVVVAGANPSATVRCRFPGRPLTFRSHLKREKRLRVGRLGAEDAATGSGGPRPVNVGATLREDPCLLCLLGLADKLGHQSEAGFCTSDSDEERDFTGFQADGRWSLRAGQGSLYKASSSPSKKKPPLATAPSASGRSTTATIKTSRATMETEESERKCGKGLRTVHNTERTKLIVKLGSKKVNKNSASVRQQLKAPLSRVGEKTTQKGLKNLQEEENEDLEDEVLDGSGNEGTVASLKDERKGKRQSHAGVPGRRRKQRKLVWTLMMVKGKGKTSQKKMAENFRQNSGRRNTESAKIDQTNGKSNDVQTTDKEVSISPKTTGKRRKIHKATSASPEVGTETGQERAVSPTGSAGKSLKDSSLNSPKKSPPGLKRRKSLFGYRRKQTDQDMMRKTCESQPHVEGKMPRKRRRLVYYTYEAVDSQVSQDHQQELHEKAENTGVASRQGLSQVCAASARPSRVIRVPKRFMDDEGMSGQRIKDPGQMEVLPNEPCFESEQTGTTQTQTKDFKSRKKSAKLLNLNNGKLARGRKPRCSSELSDVPRKKVGRLAYDSTHLKIYERLKKLTASLALRRQKRMASYKNDCEKLEGEHQNTEGFIDSRDGGRRKTSDIKMEDVNSPGVVRKLAVHIDADGQSALSAVEPAQDVAKENAESTSLEGTDEQSQDANASPVLEEQISPIHKINLSGANKKMLHLLKRAKVQLIKIDQQKQLKSAQLLSGVVEVGERRRREMDRANIEAAPQEHPVGGPRIKHVCRAAAVALGQPRAMVPDDIPRLSALPLHEREGIAQSPNVEDVGSYSEPESTGSVEQKPVPNRKTLGLRQRRCFRCKGCCREEDCGRCVFCLDKPKYGGPNKKRQSCIYKKCAKIEENKMKRLKVQMKRRQISAAPYPCSSGEEEGERSGAREDELSQAHPTNALSPTRRQPRRRVTPRCYSSLLESDSTDTEEPSEDAGKEQDSIAPANQSNGTSVPANAQYEVVKPRKPGMPRGMWARRRIDKLQHCPPSQTLKPREPSPQDPPTSCSSPMLIGSPSLKLKLKLQIRLQRLPLSLVHAAELSVTAALCQLDAKRAQDKKADGGEQVEKEGVQDQALTDFHCLTRSQSSVEHTPRSVLAALANGFAQREPQAQELVHKIRVDFKEDCTIQNVWAMGGLSILTSVPITPECVCLLCASKGHHDMIFCQMCCEPFHRFCLPVDDRPQKDNKENWCCRRCKFCHVCGRKSKQGKPVLQCKRCLYCYHPSCLGPTYPKPVKCNTSWVCMMCIRCKSCGVTPGKSWDMAWNHELNLCPDCSNLHGQGNFCTVCLKCYQEHEFDSNMMQCARCAHWVHPKCEGLTDDLYEILSRLRGKSLVFSCAACSKSYPSGWQEVVQDVLRNGLEKVMSGLQNSPTTGHLQTCSQCETYQEAECIKDRKTVCGLRSVERKLADGLYTSLKMFHEDVVRLLVKNLHDERCLPEEQRPTAQARICYLRLLEQTFNWFDSQDPATWKPVSKEFPSGMLPEAIIPPSDEHNYAQWLEEQDRAITRAKETQENCHLKAHDSLNVNYYDVDQRQCSLCQQHGDAKPSEAGRLLYLGQNEWAHVNCCIWSAEVHEVKGALLHVHSAVARGRFMRCERCNQVGATVGCCLSTCQSNYHFMCARASHCVFQSDKKVYCNKHRDLLNNKMMNGFEVLRRVYVDFEGISLRRKFLTGLEPDSVSVMIGALQINKLGVLTEQSEVAGKLYPVGYQCTRWYWSTVDPRKRCRYTCRVTDMQPSSSIRGPNLAQNQEENCTIAHSPKSRDSPNAETSPGVDQLPSTPSPNSKLDSGVEPKTPRHLLNRRPAGGTFRPLPSPGTASSSSHHILTISDLDDTRRSKRLSLRRNASPPQKSPTGPMKLRSGGTAHPRSLSFSSPVSPLGATENLMTSPSPRRRGRPPSSPSGATSAYSPRQGSIGSTPSTVFLSPRHSPRNQQHFRITPHESAEVPQDFSASLEPEDAAGMPEDGICTVAVIADGNAVPLSSDQELLSTPFDADTDVAVASVLNAKLEFDEALLNENVALHCGPYNNGAEGQEIGESQAHIEENSLLGRMSDEDTSIYSAGEKELPDLADPDGQMDIDSVDGDSDHYLNFSRTVVVCDSVKDSTQTGLTVLPTSQTISQLDGADNDSESDGNEASGEDDTQEVGTSYLSHDTETSKDITHNSGREVVFTNLVESSVPESVLINAKPEVLHQLAEKQSSDKESMPLHGNWDVSTDLFAAQDSMSKDDLFVQEMQLTHEADIQNVMQSSLVFDPSSDLVAGQDGVLLDSEPVEELNEVLLDPEIGHFVSAKDGSIVHMHDSSSVDSVNKDAKSPEQIILPESKVKVVSVPSLSSSGKVQIIGPGPLPHRTFTIPQTVPQHRIVKVTVPAGTLPLSLPINMVSTSPAVSGASSQVVANGLDSRKEATRGRTVAIRIPASTKPTVTNVLPSPQVLLVNRSGQILIKDPQTNTYQMPSANSPSYSHISQIAKIIHSTNLVQRTVPRVVVTPVSQAGLSQGPTTHVVSYSNGAAPSTKVFIRKLPQKSSEVHMNSGSSVRLNNPSTPVSPVLDVNQRDDAQAIIERAMASHRETANRALLSSSQFQVRPNISKLHSPDVANQSSKLHHRTQPAILSHSKSQVRMKRVSLASERTSVKKCKTDLMEQTVSSSLDDLNRFNKVRIKAPSVKDVLDFDHVVENLDNPKTKEGAKEYEKKSDPQEKERGTHDKAHAWDSSKNGELSDWTPCADWSSDEDSPSPFKQEQDECGSQNEPHLLFKITSDDGFSVEADSIEVAWRAVVDGVQEARIAYRLEQLPLGRMSGARVMGVLHDAVLFLLEQLQGAAQCQNHRFRFHQHEKPEKELPVNPSGCARAEVYERKSTFDMFNFLASQHRQLPESRPCDEDEDDIKLKSSRRATSTELPMAMRFRHLERTSKEAVGVYRSAIHGRGLFCKRNIEAGEMVIEYAGNVIRSVLTDKREKYYDSKGIGCYMFRIDDFDVVDATMHGNAARFINHSCEPNCYSRVINVEGRKHIVIFALRKIYRGEELTYDYKFPIEDANNKLHCNCAARRCRRFLN is encoded by the exons GAGAGAGATTTCACAGGGTTCCAGGCAGATGGTCGGTGGTCCTTGCGTGCTGGACAAG GCAGTCTTTATAAAGCCTCTTCATCGCCATCGAAAAAGAAGCCTCCTCTGGCCACTGCCCCATCTGCAAGCGGTAGAAGCACCACCGCGACAATCAAAACCTCAAGGGCCACCATGGAAACTGAGGAGTCTGAGAGGAAATGCGGAAAAGGTCTCAGAACTGTCCACAATACTGAGAGGACCAAGCTAATTGTCAAACTGGGTAGCAAAAAGGTGAACAAGAACAGTGCGTCAGTTAGACAACAGTTGAAGGCTCCTCTGAGCAGGGTTGGAGAGAAAACGACTCAGAAAGGACTTAAAAATTtacaagaagaagaaaatgaagatCTGGAAGATGAAGTGCTTGATGGATCCGGCAATGAAGGCACagtggcatctctcaaagatgAACGAAAGGGAAAGAGGCAAAGTCATGCTGGTGTGCCAGGAAGGCGACGAAAGCAGAGGAAATTGGTATGGACTTTAATGATGGTTAAGGGGAAAGGAAAAACCTCCCAAAAGAAAATGGCTGAAAATTTTCGTCAGAACTCTGGTAGGAGAAATACTGAGAGTGCTAAAATAGACCAGACCAACGGAAAGTCCAATGATGTACAGACTACTGACAAAGAGGTTTCTATATCTCCCAAAACTACTGGGAAACGGAGAAAAATCCACAAGGCCACAAGTGCCTCTCCAGAAGTTGGGACAGAGACAGGGCAGGAGAGAGCAGTTTCTCCTACTGGAAGTGCAGGAAAATCATTGAAGGACAGCTCTTTAAATTCTCCTAAAAAATCCCCCCCTGGCTTAAAGCGGCGCAAGTCTTTATTTGGTTATCGAAGGAAGCAGACAGACCAGGACATGATGCGGAAGACCTGTGAGTCTCAGCCTCACGTTGAGGGTAAGATGCCCAGGAAAAGACGGCGTCTTGTCTACTACACTTATGAAGCAGTGGACTCCCAAGTGAGCCAGGATCACCAGCAGGAGCTGCATGAAAAAGCAGAGAACACGGGTGTGGCAAGTCGACAAGGACTATCTCAAGTCTGTGCGGCTAGTGCTCGGCCATCCAGAGTGATCAGGGTACCTAAGAGGTTCATGGATGATGAAGGCATGTCTGGACAGCGTATAAAAGACCCTGGTCAAATGGAGGTCTTACCAAATGAGCCTTGCTTTGAATCAGAGCAAACTGGTACCACCCAGACCCAAACCAAGGactttaaaagcaggaaaaagagTGCAAAACTGCTGAACCTTAATAATGGCAAATTAGCGCGTGGCAGGAAACCCAGATGTTCCTCAGAACTCTCTGATGTTCCTCGAAAGAAGGTGGGAAGGTTGGCTTACGATTCCACCCATCTTAAAATTTATGAGAGGCTGAAGAAGCTCACGGCGAGCTTGGCTCTGCGAAGACAGAAGCGAATGGCCAGTTACAAAAATGATTGTGAAAAGCTAGAAGGGGAGCATCAGAATACAGAAGGATTCATAGATTctagagatggagggagacgaAAGACCTCTGATATAAAGATGGAGGACGTGAACTCTCCAGGAGTAGTGCGTAAATTAGCTGTACATATTGATGCAGATGGTCAATCAGCACTCTCCGCTGTTGAACCAGCTCAAGATGTAGCAAAAGAAAACG CAGAGAGTACCAGCCTGGAGGGCACTGATGAACAAAGCCAGGATGCAAATGCTTCTCCGGTTTTAGAGGAGCAGATCAGTCCCATCCATAAGATCAACCTCTCTGGTGCCAACAAGAAGATGCTTCACTTGTTGAAGAGGGCTAAGGTCCAGCTGATTAAAATTGACCAGCAGAAACAGCTAAAGTCTGCTCAG CTGTTGTCTGGTGTGGTTGAAGttggggagaggaggagaagggaaaTGGACAGGGCAAACATAGAAGCAGCTCCTCAG GAGCATCCAGTAGGAGGTCCACGGATAAAACATGTGTGCCGAGCAGCAGCTGTAGCACTGGGTCAGCCTCGAGCCATGGTGCCAGACGATATACCCAGGCTTAGTGCCTTGCCTCTGCATGAGAGAGAGGGTATTGCACAGTCACCTAACGTAGAGG ATGTAGGCTCTTACTCAGAACCTGAGAGCACTGGTTCTGTTGAGCAAAAGCCAGTGCCCAATAGAAAGACGTTGGGTTTGCGGCAGAGACGTTGCTTTCGCTGCAAGGGATGCTGCCGGGAAGAAGACTGTGGGAGATGTGTGTTTTGTCTGGATAAACCTAAATATGGAGGACCTAATAAGAAACGCCAGAGCTGCAT TTATAAAAAGTGTGCGAAGATTGAAGAGAACAAAATGAAGCGACTGAAAG TTCAGATGAAGCGACGTCAGATTTCTGCGGCTCCTTACCCATGCAGCAGCGGAGAGGAAGAGGGCGAGAGAAGCGGTGCAAGAGAGGACGAGTTGAGCCAAGCGCACCCCACTAATGCACTCAGCCCCACTAGGAGACAGCCTCGGCGACGTGTCACTCCCCGATGCTACAGCAGTCTACTAGAGTCTGATTCCACTGACACGGAAGAACCCAGCGAAGATGCAGGAAAGGAGCAAGACAGTATCGCACCAGCTAATCAGTCCAATG GTACTTCTGTACCTGCAAATGCTCAATACGAGGTGGTAAAGCCACGGAAGCCTGGCATGCCGAGAGGGATGTGGGCTCGTCGTCGAATTGATAAG CTTCAGCATTGCCCTCCCTCACAGACTCTGAAGCCCAGAGAACCATCACCTCAAGACCCCCCCACATCTTGCAGTTCCCCCATGCTTATTGGGAGCCCGTCGCTAAAGCTCAAACTGAAGCTCCAGATACGGTTGCAGAGACTGCCACTTAGCCTGGTGCATGCAGCAGAGTTGTCTGTGACTGCTGCGTTGTGCCAACTTGATGCCAAAAGAGCACAGGACAAGAAGGCGGATGGAGGGGAGCAGGTGGAAAAGGAAGGAGTGCAGGACCAGGCCCTTACTGACTTCCACTGTCTTACTCGTTCCCAGAGCTCAGTGGAGCACACGCCGCGTAGTGTTCTGGCCGCACTGGCCAATGGTTTTGCCCAGCGGGAGCCGCAGGCACAAGAATTGGTGCACAAAATCCGGGTGGACTTTAAG GAGGACTGCACCATTCAGAATGTTTGGGCGATGGGTGGACTAAGTATTCTCACATCGGTACCAATCAcaccagagtgtgtgtgtctactcTGCGCTAGTAAAGGCCATCATGAC ATGATATTTTGTCAGATGTGCTGTGAGCCATTTCATCGCTTCTGTCTTCCGGTGGACGATCGCCCACagaaagacaacaaggaaaacTGGTGTTGTAGGCGCTGCAAATTCTGCCATGTCTGTGGCCGTAAAAGCAAACAGGGAAAg cCGGTTTTACAATGCAAAAGGTGTTTGTACTGCTACCATCCATCCTGTTTAGGACCCACCTACCCCAAACCAGTCAAGTGTAACACATCTTGG GTTTGTATGATGTGTATTCGGTGCAAGAGCTGTGGGGTAACTCCGGGGAAGTCCTGGGATATGGCCTGGAATCATGAGCTGAATCTTTGTCCTGACTGCAGCAACCTCCATGGCCAAG GTAACTTCTGCACAGTATGTCTCAAGTGCTACCAGGAGCATGAATTTGACAGCAACATGATGCAGTGTGCGCGATGTGCCCATTGGGTTCATCCTAAGTGTGAGGGACTTACAG ATGATTTGTACGAGATACTAAGCAGATTACGGGGGAAGAGTTTAGTGTTCAGTTGTGCAGCCTGCAGTAAGAGTTACCCAAGTGGCTGGCAGGAGGTAGTACAGGATGTGCTAAGGAACGGTCTGGAGAAAGTCATGAGCGGCTTGCAAAACTCTCCTACCACTGGTCACCTTCAGACCTGCTCCCAG TGTGAGACTTACCAAGAGGCTGAGTGTATAAAGGACAGAAAGACAGTCTGTGGTCTTCGTTCTGTGGAGAGGAAGCTTGCAGATGGACTGTATACTTCACTG AAAATGTTTCATGAGGATGTGGTAAGATTGTTGGTAAAGAATCTTCATGATGAACGATGTCTTCCAGAGGAGCAGAGGCCCACTGCCCAAGCCAGAATCTGCTATCTAAGG TTGCTGGAGCAGACTTTTAATTGGTTTGACAGTCAGGACCCTGCCACATGGAAACCTGTTTCAAAAGAATTTCCAAG TGGGATGCTCCCAGAAGCAATAATTCCACCCTCTGACGAGCACAATTATGCACAGTGGCTGGAAGAGCAAGACCGTGCCATTACCAGAGCAAAGGAGACTCAAGAAAACTGTCATTTAAAAGCACATG ATTCTCTGAATGTCAATTACTATGATGTAGATCAAAGACAGTGTTCTCTTTGCCAACAACATGGTGATGCCAAACCAAGT GAGGCGGGCAGACTGCTGTACCTGGGCCAAAATGAGTGGGCTCATGTAAACTGTTGCATCTGGTCGGCTGAGGTGCATGAAGTCAAAGGAGCGTTGCTACATGTCCACAGTGCTGTAGCCAGGGGACGATTCATG CGCTGTGAGCGGTGTAACCAAGTGGGAGCAACAGTTGGTTGCTGTCTCTCAACTTGCCAGAGTAACTACCACTTCATGTGTGCTCGTGCCAGCCACTGTGTCTTTCAAAGCGATAAGAAGGTCTACTGTAACAAACACCGTGACCTTCTTAACAACAAG ATGATGAATGGATTTGAGGTCCTTAGACGAGTCTATGTAGATTTTGAGGGTATTAGCCTTCGCAGGAAGTTTCTGACTGGCTTGGAACCGGATTCTGTTAGCGTGATGATTG GCGCCTTACAAATTAACAAGTTGGGAGTGCTGACAGAGCAGTCTGAAGTTGCAGGGAAACTGTATCCTGTAGGCTACCA ATGTACACGATGGTATTGGAGCACGGTTGATCCAAGAAAACGATGCCGATACACTTGCAGAGTCACGGATATGCAACCTTCGTCATCAATAAGGGGTCCAAATTTAGCACAAAACCAAGAGGAGAACTGCACCATTGCGCATAGCCCAAAATCTCGAG ACTCTCCTAATGCTGAGACTAGTCCTGGTGTTGACCAACTGCCCAGCACCCCATCTCCTAACTCCAAACTTGACTCGGGAGTAGAACCTAAAACTCCAAGGCACCTTCTGAATAGGAGACCAGCTGGTGGAACATTTAGACCATTGCCCTCCCCAG GGACTGCATCCTCCTCATCCCATCACATCCTTACCATTAGTGATCTTGATGACACACGCCGCTCCAAGAGACTGTCATTACGCCGAAATGCTTCTCCTCCCCAGAAGTCTCCCACTGGACCAATGAAACTGCGCTCCGGAGGCACTGCACACCCTAGATCGCTTTCATTTAGCTCACCTGTCTCTCCACTTGGTGCTACTGAGAATCTCATGACCTCTCCGTCACCTCGTCGCAGGGGTCGTCCTCCTTCCTCCCCTTCTGGTGCTACCTCAGCATATTCCCCTCGGCAAGGAAGCATTGGCAGCACTCCTTCGACTGTTTTCTTGTCTCCACGACACTCCCCAAGGAATCAGCAGCACTTCAGGATAACGCCACATGAATCTGCAGAGGTACCTCAAGATTTCTCTGCCTCTTTAGAGCCAGAAGATGCTGCTGGAATGCCAGAGGACGGCATCTGCACAGTTGCAGTCATTGCTGATGGCAATGCTGTACCATTGTCGTCAGATCAAGAGTTGCTCTCCACACCCTTtgatgctgacacagatgttgcAGTGGCCTCTGTGCTGAATGCCAAGCTGGAGTTTGATGAGGCCCTCTTAAATGAGAATGTGGCTCTGCACTGTGGACCATACAATAATGGAGCAGAAGGGCAGGAAATCGGGGAGAGTCAAGCACATATTGAGGAGAACAGTTTGCTAGGCAGGATGTCAGATGAAGATACCAGTATATACAGTGCTGGTGAAAAAGAATTGCCTGACCTTGCAGACCCTGATGGGCAAATGGACATAGACTCAGTTGATGGAGACTCTGACCATTATCTCAACTTTTCTCGCACAGTGGTGGTATGTGATTCTGTCAAGGACTCTACACAGACAGGTCTAACTGTTCTTCCTACCTCACAGACCATCTCTCAGCTGGATGGAGCAGACAATGATTCAGAAAGCGATGGAAATGAAGCCAGTGGAGAAGATGATACTCAGGAAGTAGGGACTAGTTACCTTAGTCATGATACTGAGACATCAAAGGATATCACCCACAACTCTGGAAGGGAGGTAGTTTTCACAAACTTAGTTGAGTCATCTGTGCCAGAATCAGTTTTGATCAATGCTAAGCCAGAGGTTTTGCATCAGCTTGCTGAAAAACAAAGTTCTGACAAAGAATCAATGCCCTTACATGGGAATTGGGATGTCTCCACTGACTTATTTGCAGCACAAGACAGTATGTCTAAGGACGACTTGTTTGTGCAAGAAATGCAGCTGACCCATGAGGCAGATATTCAAAATGTCATGCAGTCTTCTCTGGTCTTTGACCCAAGCAGTGATCTTGTTGCTGGACAAGATGGTGTTCTATTGGACAGTGAACCTGTAGAAGAATTAAATGAGGTGTTGTTGGATCCTGAGATCGGTCATTTTGTCTCTGCTAAAGATGGCAGTATAGTGCATATGCATGATTCCTCCTCGGTCGACTCAGTAAATAAGGACGCAAAATCACCAGAGCAGATTATTTTGCCAGAGTCTAAAGTAAAGGTAGTATCAGTTCCTTCTTTAAGCAGTTCTGGGAAAGTGCAAATCATTGGTCCAGGTCCACTCCCTCATAGGACTTTCACCATTCCACAGACTGTACCACAGCACAGAATAGTCAAGGTGACTGTGCCTGCCGGCACATTACCTCTGTCCTTACCCATCAACATGGTTTCCACATCACCTGCAGTTTCTGGTGCTTCCTCTCAGGTTGTAGCCAATGGTCTGGATTCTCGTAAGGAAGCCACAAGGGGCCGAACTGTGGCCATACGCATTCCTGCCTCCACAAAACCAACTGTTACTAATGTGTTACCCAGCCCACAGGTTTTGCTAGTTAACCGCTCTGGTCAGATTTTAATAAAAGACCCACAGACAAACACTTACCAGATGCCTAGTGCTAATTCACCTTCGTACAGCCACATAAGCCAAATTGCTAAGATCATCCACAGCACTAATCTTGTTCAGCGAACTGTACCAAGGGTTGTGGTAACCCCTGTGTCTCAAGCAGGCCTCAGCCAAGGTCCAACTACACATGTAGTATCGTATAGCAATGGAGCGGCGCCATCTACGAAGGTTTTCATCCGGAAGCTACCTCAAAAATCTTCAGAAGTGCACATGAATAGTGGAAGCAGTGTAAGGCTGAACAATCCATCTACACCAGTCTCTCCAGTATTAGATGTAAACCAGAGAGATGATGCACAAGCCATAATAGAAAGAGCCATGGCAAGCCACCGCGAAACGGCAAACCGTGCTTTGCTTAGTTCGTCCCAATTCCAGGTCCGCCCAAATATTAGTAAGCTCCACTCTCCTGATGTGGCTAACCAGTCTTCAAAACTGCACCACCGGACTCAGCCTGCGATTCTGTCCCATTCAAAGTCTCAGGTCAGGATGAAGAGAGTATCTTTGGCATCAGAGCGAACTAGTGTGAAAAAATGCAAGACTGACTTAATGGAGCAGACGGTTTCGAGCTCTCTGGATGACCTTAACAG ATTCAACAAAGTACGCATTAAAGCTCCATCTGTTAAGGACGTGCTGGATTTTGATCATGTCGTTGAAAATCTTGATAACCCAAAGACAAAGGAGGGAGCCAAAGAATATGAGAAAAAAAG TGACCCACAGGAAAAAGAGCGGGGTACCCATGACAAAGCTCATGCATGGGACAGCTCCAAAAATGGTGAACTCTCTGACTGGACTCCTTGTGCAG ACTGGAGTTCAGATGAGGATTCCCCATCACCCTTTAAGCAGGAGCAAGATGAATGTGGCAGTCAAAATGAGCCTCATCTACTCTTCAAAATCACTAGTGATGATGGCTTCAGTGTGGAAGCAGACAGCATAGAGG TGGCGTGGAGAGCAGTGGTTGACGGTGTTCAGGAGGCACGGATAGCTTATAGGCTTGAGCAGTTGCCTCTAGGCAGAATGAGTGGTGCTAGAGTAATGGGTGTCCTTCATGATGCTGTGCTGTTCCTTTTGGAGCAACTGCAAGGGGCTGCCCAGTGCCAGAACCACCGCTTTCGTTTCCACCAGCATGAGAAACCAGAAAAAGAGCTGCCAGTAAACCCCAGTGGCTGTGCTCGTGCTGAAGTCTATGAAAG AAAATCCACATTCGACATGTTTAACTTCCTGGCCTCCCAACATCGTCAGCTCCCTGAGAGCAGGCCatgtgatgaagatgaggatgacATTAAGCTCAAATCTAGCAG ACGTGCAACCAGTACAGAATTGCCGATGGCAATGAGGTTCCGACACCTTGAGAGAACATCTAAAGAAGCTGTAGGAGTTTACAG ATCTGCCATTCATGGACGTGGTCTTTTCTGCAAGAGAAACATAGAAGCTGGAGAGATGGTAATTGAATACGCTGGTAACGTCATTCGTTCAGTTCTCACTGACAAGCGGGAGAAATATTACGACAGTAAG GGCATTGGCTGCTACATGTTCCGCATCGATGACTTCGATGTAGTGGATGCCACAATGCATGGAAATGCAGCACGTTTTATTAACCACTCCTGTGAACCCAACTGTTACTCGCGGGTCATTAACGTCGAAGGCCGGAAGCACATTGTCATATTTGCTCTGAGAAAGATCTACCGTGGGGAGGAGCTTACCTACGATTACAAATTCCCCATTGAAGATGCCAACAACAAGCTTCACTGTAACTGTGCAGCCAGGCGGTGTAGACGTTTTTTGAACTAA